A segment of the Polyodon spathula isolate WHYD16114869_AA chromosome 14, ASM1765450v1, whole genome shotgun sequence genome:
ttttttttgtatttattggtttgtcagacaataattacattttaaaagaactgtactgaaattgatttttttgccTTTAGAATTTATGACTTAAGAATGAATGATTATTTGCACCTGATacgtgaatgttttttttttcatgtcatttGTACTAAACACAGACTGTACTCTGTAAGAGTTGAAGAACGTTTACCTCACCAATAAAAGTATAGGTCTTAGGAGAAATACATGctggtactgtatttgtaatcaCCAAACTAGTGGGATAGTATTTCTCTATCCCGTTCACACATAATTATTAAAAAGCattatagacaaagagaagatgacatgcattttattggactaactaaacaatagttaaaatacattttgcattgttGTTACCTCCTTTTAAACGTTCACCATGGTAAATAAGCACGATCcttttgcagttttacatttatttacttatagaCACTGTCCACGTTGGTGGCCCTGTGCTTTGAAATGCCTTGATTGTATAATGACGGTTTCTTGTGGTAGACCTATACGCATACTTATTCGATGACAGATGTAATTCTGTCGTGACAGCGTGGTGCAGATGTAATTCTGTCGTGACAGCTTGGTGATGCTTCTAGCACCGCCGTGTTACTGATTCTAAAGCCGTTAGATTACAGGCGGACATGGCTGGAGAGGTGCGATTGAACACAACTTCAAACGCGAGGGGATTTCCATAATGTGCCACAATAGCTCCGATGCGGGTTAATGACATGGTGTGATGTTTATTTTAGGATGTTttgaatgacaataaaaaataaacttttcaccCCTTTCACTGTCACCAGATGTGTGTTTCTGAACCGAGTGGTGTACCCTGAGTCTAGCCAGCTAGACACACATTCGAAGGAATTCAGTATTCACATGGTTCAAATTCTATTGAAAGGTTGTAGCGCCAACAGTGCATCTATTTGTAATACAGATATTGTTTGAGTGATTATACTGTTTGATTAAGTGTTgaagtttgcttgtttttaaacaatttcaccatatatatatatatatatatatatatatatatatatatatatatatatatatatatatatatatatatatatatataattaattcacAGACTAATAATGGACGAACATGGACAACCACAGGTGCAGCAAATCTTATGATAAATATTCTTATTAAATAGGGCTCACAATTTAAATAAACGTTTATATAGTTCTCAAAAACGGAAAGAGGCTTAGATAATCAGCAAAAACTCCCACCAGCTGCTCAGGGGGAGCGGAACTGGGCATGCAGTGAGTTCATTCTGAGCGGCTCTGAGCGGATCGCTCTTGAAATGAACAGTCTGTTCTGACACAGTCATGACATCACCCACAGACAAGTTTACTGCGctgtattgatttttctttctacacagctgaagggcttttgtccgaaaaaccctaaaataaatcactgttcATATTTAAACCTTTGTGTAGATCCCggaaataatatataatttgtacactgcagttatagcTCCTTAAACACACAGAGATCTACCTAAATGAAAACTATACACGAACATACAagcataaatataatattttattaatgttgggttaatgtatttaaattgcaaACAAGAGAGAAAAGAAAGCATGTACAAGTTAACTATACATTAATCATTTTAACACCTAAGAAAAGCCAGAGAGAGTGTCTCTATTTAATAACTTagttatttcaataaataaacaaataatagccTTCTACAATGCAGGCTAAACGTGGTGGTTTACTTGAGCATAAAGTAACCAGGGTCTTAATGCGCCTACTGGAACAATACAGCCCCACAAGAGTCCCGGGAAGCATATCTATAAGATACATAAAGTAAGACGAGTCTAGAACGTGCAGAACAAGAAAAGTTCGCATTTCTGTTACCATGGCCTCCACATATCCAGCGAGCCTGGGGTGTTAAACAGGCGGCGCGCCTGCATGGGTCCCAATGGGTAGTCGGGAGCGAGCTCCGTGTTCTCTAACGCCACGTCTCTCGCAAAGCTGACGTCACAGCCACCAAAGTGTTGGTCTGGAACCGGAGTCGCCGCTCCGCAGGACACGGGGGAACCCTGGAGGTGGTGAGGGGGGCAGCAGGGAGTGACTGGGGTAGGAGGTCGCAGGGCTGACGTGCACGTCTCCTGTTTGGATCGTGGCAGAGATTTAAGGAGGTGGTTAAGCAGACGGGCCCCCAGTGTCTTGTCCATCCACTCGCACGTTAGAAGCAGGTTGTGGAGTTCGTGCACGCACTGGATATAGCCCGTGCTGTACCTCTGCTGCGCTTCCAGACCCACAGTCGAATCAGCTGTGAAAGCAGAATTGCAAATCGGTCAGTGCAGCAATTGAAGCTTGGCTTGACTCTGTTGTAGCTGAGGCCGCCTAGTGGTGAAAAGAGGTATTACACTCGTGATCCTCGAGTGTAGCAAGCCAAGTATTTTACAAGGGTAATGGGCCTTGGAACAGCCATGGTTCCCAGAACCGTTCTGTTTAACCCGTAATATCTATGCAGCGGTGTATTGGTCACTTTGAATTGTTTTGGACATCCATATCATTTCATTTTTGGATATCTATATCATtttgcgattaaaaaaaaaaacattaaacacagtttGTGTTGTATCTTGTATATAACACaagttttaaataacagaaaaacaacaaagtaactgagaaaaaataaacaccgCAGCAATCGGGCGCCCTCTAGTGTTAATAACGAAatcaaaaaacacttttctgtTCTTTCGAGCAGGCAGAATAACACATATCCAATCTGATTGGTTTATTATGGAAAGGAGGCGGGGTTTTGTTCCAATGGCGTTTTCCAATTGATTGGTTTAAATTTGGAGGCggggttatttattttactttgtgttgaAAGAAGCCGCTGATTTGGAGGGAGTTGTTTATTAACTTGCAAACTTTCGATATAGAAAGCTTTGTAAGAGCTGCTAAGCAACACTTTCCAACATGTAGTCCCAATTCTATTATTAAGGAAGGTATCGTTAAATGTTTTGCCTAATTTAGTCTAGGAATGGAATATTCATATTTTGAGTATTATCCACAGAGCTATGTTTGCAAGAGTTTCACAGAAGCGGTCattcataaaaacattaaaacgataccttatatatatatatatatatatatatatatatataatataatctcgATATATATCTATACTTATATTTTC
Coding sequences within it:
- the LOC121327302 gene encoding transcription cofactor HES-6-like; protein product: MTATTMGHSNVESVSSSKEQRKLRKPLIERKRRERINTCLDQLKEAVVGAFRLDQSKLEKADILEMTVKHLQNIQNNKITTDSTVGLEAQQRYSTGYIQCVHELHNLLLTCEWMDKTLGARLLNHLLKSLPRSKQETCTSALRPPTPVTPCCPPHHLQGSPVSCGAATPVPDQHFGGCDVSFARDVALENTELAPDYPLGPMQARRLFNTPGSLDMWRPW